Within Candidatus Woesearchaeota archaeon, the genomic segment CTTGTGGTATCGTTATATAAAATTTGTATCTTGACATTAAGTCATGGATGTTAAAATATTACAAGGTTTCAAAAAAGATTTTCTTGTTGTGAAATCGAAAGGATTTATTGAATCTCACAGAACACATAATACTGGAATTGGAAAAACATTTGAAGATGCAATAGGTATAGTGGAAAATAATAGTTCTCTTGCAGATTATCAAGGAATTTTAGAGATTAAATCAAAGAGAGATTTATCAAAAAGTATGCTAACATTATTTACAAAATCTCCCTCAAATCCCAAAGGTGCAAACTCTTACTTGAGAGAAACGTATGGTCATCCAGATAAGAATAATATGAAAATATTGCATACAACCATATCTGGTGCAAAATTCAACACGTTCTTTTCAAAGATTGGATTTAAGCTGGAAGTTGACGAAAAAGCAGAAAAAATATTTATCTTGGTTAAAGATTTGACAACTGACAAAATAATTGATGATTCAATCTATTACACTTTTGCAGACTTAAAACAGATTATTGAGACAAAATGCGAACAAATTGCTTTTATAAATGCAGAAACAAAACTTGAAAGTGGAAAGGAGTTTTTCTATTTCAAAGAAGCTACTTTGTTAAAGGATTTGACATTTCAAAAATTTATTCAATTTGTTAAAGATGGATTAATTGTTTATGATATCAGAATTGGTGTTTATGGTATGGGTTCAAGCAAAGGAAAAACACACGACCATGGTTCTGGTTTTAGAGTTCTAAAAAACAACATCCCAAAAGTGTTCAAAGTTGAAGAAATTTGATTATTGTTTCTCAATAATAACTATCCATTCTTCGTTCATAGTTACAGCATGATTACCGACTATGTTTGTTGGAGAATTTAATTTAGGCATTCTTTTATGGGGGATATTTCTAATAAATGTATTGTGGTGTTTGTAATGATTTTTTGCTTGGAACAATTCTAATATTATTTCATCCGTTGGAATTTGAATGCCTTTTACTGTTCGATTGCCTACAACAAAGCACAT encodes:
- a CDS encoding MvaI/BcnI restriction endonuclease family protein is translated as MDVKILQGFKKDFLVVKSKGFIESHRTHNTGIGKTFEDAIGIVENNSSLADYQGILEIKSKRDLSKSMLTLFTKSPSNPKGANSYLRETYGHPDKNNMKILHTTISGAKFNTFFSKIGFKLEVDEKAEKIFILVKDLTTDKIIDDSIYYTFADLKQIIETKCEQIAFINAETKLESGKEFFYFKEATLLKDLTFQKFIQFVKDGLIVYDIRIGVYGMGSSKGKTHDHGSGFRVLKNNIPKVFKVEEI